The following coding sequences lie in one Spinacia oleracea cultivar Varoflay chromosome 1, BTI_SOV_V1, whole genome shotgun sequence genomic window:
- the LOC110775491 gene encoding protein GLUTAMINE DUMPER 5, whose amino-acid sequence MRMTTFVHPTLTPEKNTFSIAPASTTTFSTQPRSPWHSPVPYLFGGLAAMLGLIAFALLILACSYWKLARNDDDAQRQGNEGGDIENGEKVDGVSKMNGIPVYEEKIVVIMAGNDKPTFLATPALMLLPNIISNDHLKVSNNNIAKDQDEGTNDDEKPKEDETTHPHI is encoded by the coding sequence ATGAGGATGACCACTTTCGTACACCCCACCTTAACCCCGGAGAAGAACACATTCTCCATTGCTCCAGCATCAACCACGACGTTCTCAACACAGCCGAGATCACCATGGCACTCGCCGGTGCCTTACCTTTTCGGAGGCTTAGCGGCGATGCTCGGCCTAATAGCCTTTGCCCTCTTGATATTGGCTTGCTCTTACTGGAAATTGGCTAGAAACGACGACGATGCCCAACGACAAGGCAATGAGGGAGGGGATATTGAGAATGGTGAGAAAGTAGATGGAGTTAGTAAGATGAATGGAATTCCTGTTTATGAAGAGAAGATTGTGGTTATTATGGCTGGCAATGATAAGCCTACTTTCTTAGCTACCCCTGCCTTAATGTTGTTGCCCAACATAATTTCTAATGATCATCTAAAGGTTAGTAATAACAATATTGCTAAGGATCAAGATGAGGGAACCAATGATGATGAGAAGCCTAAAGAAGATGAAACCACTCacccacatatttaa
- the LOC110775493 gene encoding uncharacterized protein At1g32220, chloroplastic isoform X1 produces the protein MSRLIQARSSLSKFSTLAMSRSGRFLSTESTGISGGSIVEEAETVNVPPPPSEKLLIFGGNGFVGSHICKEALEHGLSVASMSRSGRPSVNEAWADRVSWHKGDLFSPETIKDALDGVSSVISCVGGFGSNAQMYKTNGAANMNAIRAAAEKGVKRFVYISAADFGMVNYILQGYYEGKRAAETELLTKFPYGGVILRPGFIYGTRRVGSMKLPLGVIGSPLEMVLQHAKPLTQIPLVGPLLTPPVNVTAVAKVAVRAATDPVFPPGIVDVHGILRYGGQKK, from the exons ATGTCTCGTTTGATTCAAGCTCGatcttctctctctaaattttc TACACTGGCAATGTCTAGAAGTGGGAGATTTCTGTCTACAGAATCTACAGGGATCAGTGGAGGCTCTATAGTTGAGGAAGCCGAAACAGTCAATGTTCCCCCTCCCCCATCTGAGAAG CTACTTATTTTTGGAGGCAACGGATTTGTTGGTTCGCACATATGCAAAGAAGCTTTAGAACATGGATTGTCAGTCGCTAGTATGAGCAG ATCTGGGAGGCCATCTGTTAATGAAGCTTGGGCGGATAGAGTGAGTTGGCATAAAG GTGACCTCTTTTCACCTGAAACAATTAAAGATGCACTGGATGGAGTGTCTTCTGTT ATATCCTGTGTTGGTGGCTTTGGGTCTAACGCACAGATGTATAAAACCAATGGTGCTGCAAACATGAATGCTATTAGAGCTGCTGCAGAGAAAG GTGTGAAGAGATTTGTTTACATCTCTGCTGCCGATTTTGGCATGGTTAATTACATACTGCAAGGTTATTACGAAGGAAAG AGAGCGGCTGAAACGGAGCTATTAACCAAATTTCCTTATGGTG GTGTTATTTTGAGACCTGGTTTTATCTATGGAACGCGTCGAGTTGGCAGCATGAAATTACCTCTAGGTGTTATTGGATCTCCATTGGAGATG GTTCTTCAACATGCAAAACCACTGACTCAAATTCCACTGGTCGGTCCACTGCTGACTCCTCCTGTTAATGTAACAGCGGTTGCGAAAGTTGCTGTTAGAGCTGCAACTGACCCTGTATTTCCACCTGGCATCGTAGATGTTCATGGAATATTACGGTATGGTGGACAGAAGAAGTAG
- the LOC110775493 gene encoding uncharacterized protein At1g32220, chloroplastic isoform X2 gives MSRSGRFLSTESTGISGGSIVEEAETVNVPPPPSEKLLIFGGNGFVGSHICKEALEHGLSVASMSRSGRPSVNEAWADRVSWHKGDLFSPETIKDALDGVSSVISCVGGFGSNAQMYKTNGAANMNAIRAAAEKGVKRFVYISAADFGMVNYILQGYYEGKRAAETELLTKFPYGGVILRPGFIYGTRRVGSMKLPLGVIGSPLEMVLQHAKPLTQIPLVGPLLTPPVNVTAVAKVAVRAATDPVFPPGIVDVHGILRYGGQKK, from the exons ATGTCTAGAAGTGGGAGATTTCTGTCTACAGAATCTACAGGGATCAGTGGAGGCTCTATAGTTGAGGAAGCCGAAACAGTCAATGTTCCCCCTCCCCCATCTGAGAAG CTACTTATTTTTGGAGGCAACGGATTTGTTGGTTCGCACATATGCAAAGAAGCTTTAGAACATGGATTGTCAGTCGCTAGTATGAGCAG ATCTGGGAGGCCATCTGTTAATGAAGCTTGGGCGGATAGAGTGAGTTGGCATAAAG GTGACCTCTTTTCACCTGAAACAATTAAAGATGCACTGGATGGAGTGTCTTCTGTT ATATCCTGTGTTGGTGGCTTTGGGTCTAACGCACAGATGTATAAAACCAATGGTGCTGCAAACATGAATGCTATTAGAGCTGCTGCAGAGAAAG GTGTGAAGAGATTTGTTTACATCTCTGCTGCCGATTTTGGCATGGTTAATTACATACTGCAAGGTTATTACGAAGGAAAG AGAGCGGCTGAAACGGAGCTATTAACCAAATTTCCTTATGGTG GTGTTATTTTGAGACCTGGTTTTATCTATGGAACGCGTCGAGTTGGCAGCATGAAATTACCTCTAGGTGTTATTGGATCTCCATTGGAGATG GTTCTTCAACATGCAAAACCACTGACTCAAATTCCACTGGTCGGTCCACTGCTGACTCCTCCTGTTAATGTAACAGCGGTTGCGAAAGTTGCTGTTAGAGCTGCAACTGACCCTGTATTTCCACCTGGCATCGTAGATGTTCATGGAATATTACGGTATGGTGGACAGAAGAAGTAG